The proteins below come from a single Pleuronectes platessa chromosome 1, fPlePla1.1, whole genome shotgun sequence genomic window:
- the LOC128442253 gene encoding adhesion G-protein coupled receptor G1 isoform X2 encodes MHSVHIPSSALQRSRSDESQMEVVLVATVINSTYFTVSRPEAIKLRLNRPKAARRMVIHDQRDHMQGTVMGGLVLAVMAGSQPVGNLPQPIKLTFTQTRQMEYRTCVFWQELDNGTGIWSTYGCNTKDTGAEVICSCNHLSFFAVLVNPNLSVDETHSTSLSYITYIGSALSVVFTVMSLIIYICLQHQRPDKAIGVHMQLSGALLCLHLSFLLCCFCVWLINEDDEGWVCRFLGLFLHWSLMATFCWTALEGFHLYLLLVQVFNIYVRRYLLKLSLVGWGLPTLIAVVCGSLGVYGKYSLKLSDAKDQNSTVQICWMRSDFTPSLVVQYITTVAFPCMVMLCNACMLGLVVFKLWRIRGSSRDADSSSCWKNNTGKRLLKDFVTVLGLSCVLGLPWSLASTTYISLPGIYLFTILNSLQGVFLFLWSMALTCKSRSDKDSSTTHSSSQKMTTLNN; translated from the exons ATGCACAGCGTTCACATCCCATCCTCAGCTCTTCAGAGAAGCAGAAGTGATGAATCTCAGATGGAGGTGGTGCTGGTTGCCACGGTGATCAACAGCACTTACTTTACAGTCAGTAGGCCTGAAGCTATTAAG CTGAGGCTTAACCGTCCAAAAGCAGCGAGGAGAATGGTCATACACGACCAGCGTGATCACATGCAAGGCACTGTTATGGGAGGGTTAGTGCTGGCAGTGATGGCAGGGAGCCAGCCTGTCGGGAACCTGCCTCAACCTATTAAACTAACCTTCACACAGACCCGACAG ATGGAATACAGGACCTGTGTGTTTTGGCAGGAGTTAGACAATGGAACAG GTATTTGGAGCACGTACGGCTGTAATACCAAAGACACTGGTGCTGAGGTTATTTGCAGCTGCAACCATCTCAGTTTCTTTGCTGTGCTAGTG AACCCTAATTTGTCAGTGGATGAAACTCATTCTACGAGTCTTAGCTACATCACCTACATTGGATCAGCCCTCTCCGTTGTCTTCACAGTGATGAGCCTGATCATCTATATATGTCTACA aCATCAGCGTCCAGACAAGGCTATCGGTGTGCACATGCAGCTCTCAGGTGCACTGCTCTGCCTCCacctcagcttcctgttgtGCTGCTTCTGTGTATGGCTGATCAACGAGGACGATGAGGGCTGGGTTTGCCGCTTTCTGGGCCTCTTTTTGCACTGGTCCCTGATGGCAACCTTCTGCTGGACGGCTCTGGAGGGATTCCACCTTTACCTCCTCCTCGTCCAAGTCTTCAACATCTACGTCAGGAGATACCTGCTCAAACTCAGCTTGGTGGGATGGG GTCTGCCTACACTTATTGCAGTGGTTTGTGGAAGTCTTGGTGTTTATGGCAAATACAGTCTGAAACTAAGCGATGCCAAAGACCAAAATTCAACAGTACAGAT ATGCTGGATGAGGAGTGACTTCACACCAAGCCTTGTGGTCCAATACATCACAACTGTGGCCTTTCCATGTATGGTCATGCTGTGCAATGCCTGCATGCTGGGGCTGGTGGTGTTTAAGCTGTGGCGCATTAGAGGAAGTAGTCGGGACGCTGACAGCAGCAGTTGCTGGAAGAATAACACAGGGAAGAGGTTATTGAAGGACTTTGTCACAGTGCTGGGCCTCAGCTGTGTGCTGGGGTTACCCTGGAGCTTAGCGAGCACCACGTACATCTCCCTCCCTGGGATCTACCTGTTCACAATACTTAACTCCCTACAGG GTGTATTTCTGTTCCTGTGGTCCATGGCTTTGACCTGCAAATCTCGATCCGACAAAGACTCATCTACGACTCACTCGTCCTCTCAGAAAATGACCAC